A region from the Gossypium hirsutum isolate 1008001.06 chromosome A08, Gossypium_hirsutum_v2.1, whole genome shotgun sequence genome encodes:
- the LOC107931930 gene encoding vacuolar protein sorting-associated protein 41 homolog isoform X3 — MSPFPSDNGAEGEDERDEEEEDDVEDEEEEEEEEEEEPRLKYQRMGGSIPSFLSNEAASCIAVAERMIALGTYDGTIHILDFLGNQVKAFAAHSAAVNELSFDKEGEYIGSCSDDGSVVINSLFTDEKLKFEYYRPMKAIALDPDYARKSSRRFVAGGLAGHLYFNTKKWLGYKDQVLHSGEGPIHAVKWRTSLVAWANNVGVKVYDAANDQRITFIERPRCSPHPEVLLPYLVWQDDTLLVIGWGTSVKIAAIRTNLNNGANGTYRHVTMSNMNQVDIVASFQTSYFISGIAPFGDALVLLAYIPSEEDGENGFSSTIPSRQQGSAQRPEVRVVTWNNDELATDALPVHGFEHYKAKDYSLAHSPFSGSSYAGGQWAAGDEPIYYIVSPKDVVIAKPRDAEDHIAWLLQHGRHAKALAAAEAGQGRSELLDEVGSKYLDHLIVERKYTEAASLCPKLLRGSATAWERWIFHFAHLRQLPVLVPYIPTENPRLRDTAYEVALVALATNPAFHMDLLSTVKSWLPVIYSALPVISAIEPQLNTSSMTDALKEALAELYVVNGQYEKAFSLYADVVQLMMLDCKHAVSLLIQNRDLITPSEVVSQLLRSGNNCDSRYFLHLYLHSLFEVNPHAGKDYHDMQVELYAEYDPKMLLPFLLSSQHYTLEKAYEICVRRDLLKEQVFILGRMGNSKQALAVIINELGDIEEAVEFVSMQHDDDLWEELIQQCLHKPEMVGVLLEHTVGNLDPLYIVNIVPNGLEIPRLRDRLVKIITDYRTETSLRHGCNDILKADCVDLLVKYYKEARRAVYLSNEEDDTRSKRDASGASLPIEKTSSVRNMVVKSKTRGGGRCCLCFDPFSIQNVSVIVFFCCHAYHTTCLTDSTDSNSNKKGTGPTSQEPYGYDNDDDEDEEDDQAGDPRMRCILCTTAAS; from the exons ATGTCTCCGTTTCCATCGGATAACGGCGCCGAAGGTGAAGACGAGCgagacgaagaagaagaagatgacgttgaagatgaagaagaggaagaggaagaagaagaagaagagccgAGGCTTAAGTATCAAAGAATGGGAGGAAGCATACCTTCTTTTCTATCTAACGAAGCTGCGTCGTGTATCGCCGTCGCCGAACGCATGATCGCACTCGGAACGTACGACGGAACTATTCATATCCTCGACTTTTTGGGAAATCAg GTTAAGGCATTTGCTGCTCATTCAGCTGCAGTGAATGAGCTTAGTTTTGATAAAGAAGGTGAATATATAGGAAGCTGTTCTGATGATGGTTCTGTTGTAATAAATAGTCTTTTCACCgacgagaaattgaaatttgaatatTATCGTCCTATGAAAGCAATTGCTCTTGATCCTGATTATGCAAGAAAATCATCTAGGAGATTCGTAGCTGGTGGCTTGGCAGGTCACTTATATTTTAATACCAAAAAGTGGCTTGGTTATAAGGATCAG GTTTTGCACTCGGGTGAAGGACCAATCCATGCTGTAAAATGGCGTACAAGTCTCGTTGCTTGGGCTAATAATGTAGGTGTAAAAGTTTACGATGCTGCAAATGATCAGCGGATTACATTTATAGAAAGACCAAGATGCAGTCCTCATCCTGAAGTTTTGCTTCCTTATTTGGTTTGGCAG GATGATACTTTATTGGTGATTGGTTGGGGAACCTCTGTCAAGATTGCAGCAATAAGAACAAACTTGAATAATGGAGCCAATGGAACATATAGGCATGTTACAATGTCTAACATGAACCAAGTAGATATTGTTGCATCTTTTCAGACTAGCTATTTCATATCAGGAATTGCTCCTTTTGGTGATGCTTTGGTTCTTCTAGCTTATATTCCTAGTGAAGAAGACGGAGAGAATGGATTTAGTAGCACAATACCATCACGACAG CAGGGTAGTGCACAGAGACCAGAGGTACGTGTAGTAACTTGGAACAATGATGAACTGGCAACAGATGCCCTACCTGTGCATGGCTTTGAGCACTACAAAGCAAAAGATTATTCCTTGGCGCATTCTCCCTTCTCAG GAAGCAGTTATGCTGGTGGACAGTGGGCTGCTGGTGATGAACCAATCTATTACATAGTATCACCAAAGGATGTTGTCATAGCAAAACCCAG GGATGCAGAGGATCACATTGCATGGCTTCTTCAGCATGGTCGGCATGCAAAAGCCTTAGCAGCAGCTGAGGCTGGTCAGGGACGGAGTGAACTCCTTGATGAG GTGGGATCAAAATACCTAGATCACTTGATTGTTGAAAGGAAATATACTGAGGCTGCATCCTTGTGTCCCAAATTGTTGCGAGGATCTGCTACAGCTTGGGAAAG ATGGATATTTCATTTTGCTCATCTCCGCCAGCTTCCTGTATTGGTTCCATATATACCTACTGAAAACCCAAGGCTGCGTGATACTGCTTATGAG GTTGCACTTGTGGCCCTGGCAACAAATCCAGCCTTTCATATGGATCTATTATCAACTGTTAAATCTTGGCTACCTGTCATTTATTCTGCATTACCTGTTATTTCTGCGATAGAGCCACAGTTAAATACTTCATCAATGACTGATGCCCTCAAAGAG GCACTTGCAGAGTTATATGTTGTTAATGGGCAGTATGAGAAAGCTTTTTCACTCTATGCTGAT GTTGTCCAGTTGATGATGCTAGATTGTAAGCATGCTGTTTCTTTGTTGATCCAAAATAGGGACTTGATTACACCATCTGAAGTTGTTTCACAACTTTTGCGTTCTGGAAATAATTGTGATTCAAGATATTTCTTGCATTTATATCTGCATTCATTATTTGAAGTCAACCCACATGCTGGAAAGGATTATCATGATATGCAG GTAGAGCTTTATGCTGAATATGATCCAAAGATGCTACTTCCTTTTCTTCTCAGTAGCCAACATTACACACTGGAGAAG GCATATGAAATCTGTGTCAGAAGAGATCTTTTGAAGGAACAAGTATTCATCCTCGGAAGAATGGGAAATTCAAAACAAGCTCTTGCGGTCATCATAAATGAATTAGGAGATATAGAAGAG GCTGTAGAATTTGTGAGCATGCAGCATGATGATGATCTTTGGGAAGAGTTGATTCAGCAATGCCTCCACAAACCCGAAATG GTGGGTGTCTTATTGGAACACACTGTTGGCAATCTTGATCCTCTCTATATTGTAAACATAGTACCCAATGGCCTAGAGATTCCTCG gCTTAGGGATCGTCTAGTAAAAATTATAACAGATTACAGAACCGAAACTTCGCTTAGACATGGGTGCAATGATATTCTCAAG GCTGATTGTGTTGATCTGTTGGTTAAATACTACAAAGAAGCGAGACGTGCAGTTTACTTGAGCAATGAAGAAGACGATACTCGATCCAAGAGGGATGCAAGTGGAGCCTCTTTACCAATAGAGAAAACATCTAGCGTGAGAAACATGGTGGTTAAGTCTAAAACTAGAGGGGGTGGAAGATGTTGTTTGTGTTTCGATCCTTTCTCGATACAAAATGTATCGGTCATTGTGTTCTTTTGTTGTCATGCTTATCACACTACTTGCTTGACGGACTCTACTGACAGTAATAGCAACAAAAAAGGGACCGGACCGACTTCACAAGAGCCATACGGTTATGACAATGATGATGATGAGGACGAAGAAGACGACCAGGCCGGTGACCCCCGAATGCGATGTATTCTATGTACCACGGCGGCAAGTTGA
- the LOC107931930 gene encoding vacuolar protein sorting-associated protein 41 homolog isoform X2, protein MSPFPSDNGAEGEDERDEEEEDDVEDEEEEEEEEEEEPRLKYQRMGGSIPSFLSNEAASCIAVAERMIALGTYDGTIHILDFLGNQVKAFAAHSAAVNELSFDKEGEYIGSCSDDGSVVINSLFTDEKLKFEYYRPMKAIALDPDYARKSSRRFVAGGLAGHLYFNTKKWLGYKDQVLHSGEGPIHAVKWRTSLVAWANNVGVKVYDAANDQRITFIERPRCSPHPEVLLPYLVWQDDTLLVIGWGTSVKIAAIRTNLNNGANGTYRHVTMSNMNQVDIVASFQTSYFISGIAPFGDALVLLAYIPSEEDGENGFSSTIPSRQGSAQRPEVRVVTWNNDELATDALPVHGFEHYKAKDYSLAHSPFSGSSYAGGQWAAGDEPIYYIVSPKDVVIAKPRDAEDHIAWLLQHGRHAKALAAAEAGQGRSELLDEVGSKYLDHLIVERKYTEAASLCPKLLRGSATAWERWIFHFAHLRQLPVLVPYIPTENPRLRDTAYEVALVALATNPAFHMDLLSTVKSWLPVIYSALPVISAIEPQLNTSSMTDALKEALAELYVVNGQYEKAFSLYADLMKPDIFDLIERHNLHDSIREKVVQLMMLDCKHAVSLLIQNRDLITPSEVVSQLLRSGNNCDSRYFLHLYLHSLFEVNPHAGKDYHDMQVELYAEYDPKMLLPFLLSSQHYTLEKAYEICVRRDLLKEQVFILGRMGNSKQALAVIINELGDIEEAVEFVSMQHDDDLWEELIQQCLHKPEMVGVLLEHTVGNLDPLYIVNIVPNGLEIPRLRDRLVKIITDYRTETSLRHGCNDILKADCVDLLVKYYKEARRAVYLSNEEDDTRSKRDASGASLPIEKTSSVRNMVVKSKTRGGGRCCLCFDPFSIQNVSVIVFFCCHAYHTTCLTDSTDSNSNKKGTGPTSQEPYGYDNDDDEDEEDDQAGDPRMRCILCTTAAS, encoded by the exons ATGTCTCCGTTTCCATCGGATAACGGCGCCGAAGGTGAAGACGAGCgagacgaagaagaagaagatgacgttgaagatgaagaagaggaagaggaagaagaagaagaagagccgAGGCTTAAGTATCAAAGAATGGGAGGAAGCATACCTTCTTTTCTATCTAACGAAGCTGCGTCGTGTATCGCCGTCGCCGAACGCATGATCGCACTCGGAACGTACGACGGAACTATTCATATCCTCGACTTTTTGGGAAATCAg GTTAAGGCATTTGCTGCTCATTCAGCTGCAGTGAATGAGCTTAGTTTTGATAAAGAAGGTGAATATATAGGAAGCTGTTCTGATGATGGTTCTGTTGTAATAAATAGTCTTTTCACCgacgagaaattgaaatttgaatatTATCGTCCTATGAAAGCAATTGCTCTTGATCCTGATTATGCAAGAAAATCATCTAGGAGATTCGTAGCTGGTGGCTTGGCAGGTCACTTATATTTTAATACCAAAAAGTGGCTTGGTTATAAGGATCAG GTTTTGCACTCGGGTGAAGGACCAATCCATGCTGTAAAATGGCGTACAAGTCTCGTTGCTTGGGCTAATAATGTAGGTGTAAAAGTTTACGATGCTGCAAATGATCAGCGGATTACATTTATAGAAAGACCAAGATGCAGTCCTCATCCTGAAGTTTTGCTTCCTTATTTGGTTTGGCAG GATGATACTTTATTGGTGATTGGTTGGGGAACCTCTGTCAAGATTGCAGCAATAAGAACAAACTTGAATAATGGAGCCAATGGAACATATAGGCATGTTACAATGTCTAACATGAACCAAGTAGATATTGTTGCATCTTTTCAGACTAGCTATTTCATATCAGGAATTGCTCCTTTTGGTGATGCTTTGGTTCTTCTAGCTTATATTCCTAGTGAAGAAGACGGAGAGAATGGATTTAGTAGCACAATACCATCACGACAG GGTAGTGCACAGAGACCAGAGGTACGTGTAGTAACTTGGAACAATGATGAACTGGCAACAGATGCCCTACCTGTGCATGGCTTTGAGCACTACAAAGCAAAAGATTATTCCTTGGCGCATTCTCCCTTCTCAG GAAGCAGTTATGCTGGTGGACAGTGGGCTGCTGGTGATGAACCAATCTATTACATAGTATCACCAAAGGATGTTGTCATAGCAAAACCCAG GGATGCAGAGGATCACATTGCATGGCTTCTTCAGCATGGTCGGCATGCAAAAGCCTTAGCAGCAGCTGAGGCTGGTCAGGGACGGAGTGAACTCCTTGATGAG GTGGGATCAAAATACCTAGATCACTTGATTGTTGAAAGGAAATATACTGAGGCTGCATCCTTGTGTCCCAAATTGTTGCGAGGATCTGCTACAGCTTGGGAAAG ATGGATATTTCATTTTGCTCATCTCCGCCAGCTTCCTGTATTGGTTCCATATATACCTACTGAAAACCCAAGGCTGCGTGATACTGCTTATGAG GTTGCACTTGTGGCCCTGGCAACAAATCCAGCCTTTCATATGGATCTATTATCAACTGTTAAATCTTGGCTACCTGTCATTTATTCTGCATTACCTGTTATTTCTGCGATAGAGCCACAGTTAAATACTTCATCAATGACTGATGCCCTCAAAGAG GCACTTGCAGAGTTATATGTTGTTAATGGGCAGTATGAGAAAGCTTTTTCACTCTATGCTGAT CTCATGAAGCCTGATATATTTGACTTAATTGAAAGGCACAACTTACATGATTCCATTCGTGAAAAG GTTGTCCAGTTGATGATGCTAGATTGTAAGCATGCTGTTTCTTTGTTGATCCAAAATAGGGACTTGATTACACCATCTGAAGTTGTTTCACAACTTTTGCGTTCTGGAAATAATTGTGATTCAAGATATTTCTTGCATTTATATCTGCATTCATTATTTGAAGTCAACCCACATGCTGGAAAGGATTATCATGATATGCAG GTAGAGCTTTATGCTGAATATGATCCAAAGATGCTACTTCCTTTTCTTCTCAGTAGCCAACATTACACACTGGAGAAG GCATATGAAATCTGTGTCAGAAGAGATCTTTTGAAGGAACAAGTATTCATCCTCGGAAGAATGGGAAATTCAAAACAAGCTCTTGCGGTCATCATAAATGAATTAGGAGATATAGAAGAG GCTGTAGAATTTGTGAGCATGCAGCATGATGATGATCTTTGGGAAGAGTTGATTCAGCAATGCCTCCACAAACCCGAAATG GTGGGTGTCTTATTGGAACACACTGTTGGCAATCTTGATCCTCTCTATATTGTAAACATAGTACCCAATGGCCTAGAGATTCCTCG gCTTAGGGATCGTCTAGTAAAAATTATAACAGATTACAGAACCGAAACTTCGCTTAGACATGGGTGCAATGATATTCTCAAG GCTGATTGTGTTGATCTGTTGGTTAAATACTACAAAGAAGCGAGACGTGCAGTTTACTTGAGCAATGAAGAAGACGATACTCGATCCAAGAGGGATGCAAGTGGAGCCTCTTTACCAATAGAGAAAACATCTAGCGTGAGAAACATGGTGGTTAAGTCTAAAACTAGAGGGGGTGGAAGATGTTGTTTGTGTTTCGATCCTTTCTCGATACAAAATGTATCGGTCATTGTGTTCTTTTGTTGTCATGCTTATCACACTACTTGCTTGACGGACTCTACTGACAGTAATAGCAACAAAAAAGGGACCGGACCGACTTCACAAGAGCCATACGGTTATGACAATGATGATGATGAGGACGAAGAAGACGACCAGGCCGGTGACCCCCGAATGCGATGTATTCTATGTACCACGGCGGCAAGTTGA
- the LOC107931930 gene encoding vacuolar protein sorting-associated protein 41 homolog isoform X1 — MSPFPSDNGAEGEDERDEEEEDDVEDEEEEEEEEEEEPRLKYQRMGGSIPSFLSNEAASCIAVAERMIALGTYDGTIHILDFLGNQVKAFAAHSAAVNELSFDKEGEYIGSCSDDGSVVINSLFTDEKLKFEYYRPMKAIALDPDYARKSSRRFVAGGLAGHLYFNTKKWLGYKDQVLHSGEGPIHAVKWRTSLVAWANNVGVKVYDAANDQRITFIERPRCSPHPEVLLPYLVWQDDTLLVIGWGTSVKIAAIRTNLNNGANGTYRHVTMSNMNQVDIVASFQTSYFISGIAPFGDALVLLAYIPSEEDGENGFSSTIPSRQQGSAQRPEVRVVTWNNDELATDALPVHGFEHYKAKDYSLAHSPFSGSSYAGGQWAAGDEPIYYIVSPKDVVIAKPRDAEDHIAWLLQHGRHAKALAAAEAGQGRSELLDEVGSKYLDHLIVERKYTEAASLCPKLLRGSATAWERWIFHFAHLRQLPVLVPYIPTENPRLRDTAYEVALVALATNPAFHMDLLSTVKSWLPVIYSALPVISAIEPQLNTSSMTDALKEALAELYVVNGQYEKAFSLYADLMKPDIFDLIERHNLHDSIREKVVQLMMLDCKHAVSLLIQNRDLITPSEVVSQLLRSGNNCDSRYFLHLYLHSLFEVNPHAGKDYHDMQVELYAEYDPKMLLPFLLSSQHYTLEKAYEICVRRDLLKEQVFILGRMGNSKQALAVIINELGDIEEAVEFVSMQHDDDLWEELIQQCLHKPEMVGVLLEHTVGNLDPLYIVNIVPNGLEIPRLRDRLVKIITDYRTETSLRHGCNDILKADCVDLLVKYYKEARRAVYLSNEEDDTRSKRDASGASLPIEKTSSVRNMVVKSKTRGGGRCCLCFDPFSIQNVSVIVFFCCHAYHTTCLTDSTDSNSNKKGTGPTSQEPYGYDNDDDEDEEDDQAGDPRMRCILCTTAAS; from the exons ATGTCTCCGTTTCCATCGGATAACGGCGCCGAAGGTGAAGACGAGCgagacgaagaagaagaagatgacgttgaagatgaagaagaggaagaggaagaagaagaagaagagccgAGGCTTAAGTATCAAAGAATGGGAGGAAGCATACCTTCTTTTCTATCTAACGAAGCTGCGTCGTGTATCGCCGTCGCCGAACGCATGATCGCACTCGGAACGTACGACGGAACTATTCATATCCTCGACTTTTTGGGAAATCAg GTTAAGGCATTTGCTGCTCATTCAGCTGCAGTGAATGAGCTTAGTTTTGATAAAGAAGGTGAATATATAGGAAGCTGTTCTGATGATGGTTCTGTTGTAATAAATAGTCTTTTCACCgacgagaaattgaaatttgaatatTATCGTCCTATGAAAGCAATTGCTCTTGATCCTGATTATGCAAGAAAATCATCTAGGAGATTCGTAGCTGGTGGCTTGGCAGGTCACTTATATTTTAATACCAAAAAGTGGCTTGGTTATAAGGATCAG GTTTTGCACTCGGGTGAAGGACCAATCCATGCTGTAAAATGGCGTACAAGTCTCGTTGCTTGGGCTAATAATGTAGGTGTAAAAGTTTACGATGCTGCAAATGATCAGCGGATTACATTTATAGAAAGACCAAGATGCAGTCCTCATCCTGAAGTTTTGCTTCCTTATTTGGTTTGGCAG GATGATACTTTATTGGTGATTGGTTGGGGAACCTCTGTCAAGATTGCAGCAATAAGAACAAACTTGAATAATGGAGCCAATGGAACATATAGGCATGTTACAATGTCTAACATGAACCAAGTAGATATTGTTGCATCTTTTCAGACTAGCTATTTCATATCAGGAATTGCTCCTTTTGGTGATGCTTTGGTTCTTCTAGCTTATATTCCTAGTGAAGAAGACGGAGAGAATGGATTTAGTAGCACAATACCATCACGACAG CAGGGTAGTGCACAGAGACCAGAGGTACGTGTAGTAACTTGGAACAATGATGAACTGGCAACAGATGCCCTACCTGTGCATGGCTTTGAGCACTACAAAGCAAAAGATTATTCCTTGGCGCATTCTCCCTTCTCAG GAAGCAGTTATGCTGGTGGACAGTGGGCTGCTGGTGATGAACCAATCTATTACATAGTATCACCAAAGGATGTTGTCATAGCAAAACCCAG GGATGCAGAGGATCACATTGCATGGCTTCTTCAGCATGGTCGGCATGCAAAAGCCTTAGCAGCAGCTGAGGCTGGTCAGGGACGGAGTGAACTCCTTGATGAG GTGGGATCAAAATACCTAGATCACTTGATTGTTGAAAGGAAATATACTGAGGCTGCATCCTTGTGTCCCAAATTGTTGCGAGGATCTGCTACAGCTTGGGAAAG ATGGATATTTCATTTTGCTCATCTCCGCCAGCTTCCTGTATTGGTTCCATATATACCTACTGAAAACCCAAGGCTGCGTGATACTGCTTATGAG GTTGCACTTGTGGCCCTGGCAACAAATCCAGCCTTTCATATGGATCTATTATCAACTGTTAAATCTTGGCTACCTGTCATTTATTCTGCATTACCTGTTATTTCTGCGATAGAGCCACAGTTAAATACTTCATCAATGACTGATGCCCTCAAAGAG GCACTTGCAGAGTTATATGTTGTTAATGGGCAGTATGAGAAAGCTTTTTCACTCTATGCTGAT CTCATGAAGCCTGATATATTTGACTTAATTGAAAGGCACAACTTACATGATTCCATTCGTGAAAAG GTTGTCCAGTTGATGATGCTAGATTGTAAGCATGCTGTTTCTTTGTTGATCCAAAATAGGGACTTGATTACACCATCTGAAGTTGTTTCACAACTTTTGCGTTCTGGAAATAATTGTGATTCAAGATATTTCTTGCATTTATATCTGCATTCATTATTTGAAGTCAACCCACATGCTGGAAAGGATTATCATGATATGCAG GTAGAGCTTTATGCTGAATATGATCCAAAGATGCTACTTCCTTTTCTTCTCAGTAGCCAACATTACACACTGGAGAAG GCATATGAAATCTGTGTCAGAAGAGATCTTTTGAAGGAACAAGTATTCATCCTCGGAAGAATGGGAAATTCAAAACAAGCTCTTGCGGTCATCATAAATGAATTAGGAGATATAGAAGAG GCTGTAGAATTTGTGAGCATGCAGCATGATGATGATCTTTGGGAAGAGTTGATTCAGCAATGCCTCCACAAACCCGAAATG GTGGGTGTCTTATTGGAACACACTGTTGGCAATCTTGATCCTCTCTATATTGTAAACATAGTACCCAATGGCCTAGAGATTCCTCG gCTTAGGGATCGTCTAGTAAAAATTATAACAGATTACAGAACCGAAACTTCGCTTAGACATGGGTGCAATGATATTCTCAAG GCTGATTGTGTTGATCTGTTGGTTAAATACTACAAAGAAGCGAGACGTGCAGTTTACTTGAGCAATGAAGAAGACGATACTCGATCCAAGAGGGATGCAAGTGGAGCCTCTTTACCAATAGAGAAAACATCTAGCGTGAGAAACATGGTGGTTAAGTCTAAAACTAGAGGGGGTGGAAGATGTTGTTTGTGTTTCGATCCTTTCTCGATACAAAATGTATCGGTCATTGTGTTCTTTTGTTGTCATGCTTATCACACTACTTGCTTGACGGACTCTACTGACAGTAATAGCAACAAAAAAGGGACCGGACCGACTTCACAAGAGCCATACGGTTATGACAATGATGATGATGAGGACGAAGAAGACGACCAGGCCGGTGACCCCCGAATGCGATGTATTCTATGTACCACGGCGGCAAGTTGA